The following DNA comes from Papaver somniferum cultivar HN1 chromosome 4, ASM357369v1, whole genome shotgun sequence.
ATATGATTGTCAATCTCCTCTTGCTTCATGGCACTAGTTTTCTCAGTCAACATCTGTTCCATGCGGATCTTGCTAACCTGCGAATTCTTCTCGGCGTCTGCTAAGGCGATCTTTTTCTGTGTCTCCGCTTCTTTTTCAGCTACCTTTTGTTTTTCAACAGCAATTAAGACCTAGAAAGAACACTGGTTAACTGTTAGAAATAACCAGCAAGGTAGCCTTCTAGCATGGGCTTCTGCAAGCTTTACCCTTAGTAGCTACACATTAAGGATTTATTGATGTTTTAGCCTTGCCTTGGGCGAACAAGGTAGTCTAAATGCAGTAGACTCAAGCTGATACTTTTTAGTTCCCATCTAACTTTTAAGAGAAAAACATGTGATGTTTATGACAAAAAAAATTTCTGCATATGAGTTCTTTCAATCAAAGAAGAAACGCCCTATATTATCTAAGAGAAACAGACAAACACACTAGGAATGACTTGCTAAAGTGCTGAAAAAGTTAATTGTTTAGAGTACTTTGATCTAAAGCTACTTATAATCAATGATATCATGCAAAAGCAACTGGCTAAGACTTTTAAGAATTTAAGATTTTCTACGGGGAAGTTTTCCTAATATGTGGGTTCGCAGGGTATGACAAGTGGGGGGAAGCTTACTCCATATTCTTTAACATCGCCACTACATTTAAGGTCAGAAAAAAATTACCTTGGTGTGCTCCTCCTCCATTTGCTCAAAGTTGCGCCTAATAGACTGTGGGATAGTGGGTTTAGTGACACGCACACTTAGAATTTCAATGCCTGGGGCATACTGTGTGCAGTCACCCTGCAGAGCTtctttcattctttcatcaatctGAAAAATTTCACTGTCAGATATATTGTTTTACTCGGTTCACGGGAGATAAATAGAAAAGAGAACATATAATATGATGTCTTAGCAACTATACAGTTCCCTCAATCCACTATATTTGGTCATGCTATCAAGGGGTTGAAAGTCAAGCAACTACTCCGCATAATGAGTGGTAACAAGAGCGTAGTTTAAAATATCTACTTGCCTGATCAAACTTGTCAATGTAAACTTGCTGAAGGGATTGGGCACTGCAGAACTGATTGATCTCGTGGTGTATCTTATCATAAATCCATGTTTTGTCATACTGTACTCCGTAGTTGAGCAGAGTCTCGTACACATAGTCCTTACGGAGACGATTGACAACCTACAGAGGAAACAAGGAAACATAAGTGAAACCTCAAACTGAAGAAAGGCCAGAAGTAACAGCTAACACTAAAAGCTTCAACGGATTGGCGGAGACAGAAAAACAATCAATGTTCAATGGTTTACCTCGATCTTTTCAAAGTGGATCATCACACCACCTTTTGTACCACAGGGTATATCCTTGACCTGCAGAATTGGGAAAAGAAATCTTTTAGGAAACAAATAGAAATACTATTGTTTAATTCCATTCTTAGATTTATAATTAGATCTTGGCCAGAGGCATATAATTCAAATTAAATCACCGAAGTGCAAAATATGCTGGCTAGGTATTTGCCCACTTGGAATACATTGAGCTGCTGGTAATTAAGATTGACGGATCAGTGAAGGATATGAAAAGTAACCCCAACAATAGATAAACTATAATGGTGACACAAGTCACTTATCTGACCAATACACCTCCATATCTTATATCACTCAACTCAAGTCGCAAAACGTCTAAACATCCAGGGTTCAAAGTTTCTTGCTGTCAGTTTTACTAAACAAGATGATTAGGCATGATTCTGATTATCCAATTTCATCATTGCAAGATTTAAAGCTCAGAGGACATTCACCTGATCTGTCTGCAGCGTCACCTGGATGGGCTCAAACTGAGTTATCAATGGCATCTTTACATGAAAACCTGGAGAACTCAAACAAGTTCATGCGAGCAAATTAATATTCTTGCAATCACAGTGTACCCAATGCAAGTGGTAAACAATAATGTACAAGAATCCTTACCTGGATCTGTAATTGTTTTGAGAAGGGCACCCCCTCTCCAGTACACACCAACATGACCTTCCGGGACTTGATGTAAACTGGAGAAAGTGCTGTTTGATGCTGACAATGATGCTGGAATCAATATCTGTCAAACACAAATTGCACTTGGTTAAAACACAAACTGATACAAGATGACATGTACTTCACTAAAGTATGCCAACATAGCCGCAATAACATTAGCTTACAGTGTTGTTGCTAGGCATAGATGTAAGAGAACAACCCAAGTACGACATATATATAGGCAGAATCATATGAACTTAGACTTAAACTTTGAATTGTGAGCAAGATTCATTAGTCACTGCCTAACCATCTAAGTATTCATTGACCTCATATTATGATTCATTTTCTTTGCCCTTCACACATACTTCATAACTGAAATGATGCAATAACAGCCTTTTTAAAGCTCACGCAAACTACTGAGAAATGAAGGATAAATTTCCTTTTAATATAACTGCTACATGTTGGCTAATAGCATCCTCTCCATAATCCTTCACTTTAAATCCCAGTACTAACATTGAACCCAATCATACTCACCTGATGAGTCCTACACATAGATTAATACATACTATGACTTAGATCAGACTATTTTACCAAGAGTACTCATCCATCTTGCTCTTGATCATACATCTACATACTCAAatcacaaacaaacaaaaaaccctAATATACCTAATCCGAGTGTTTCCATTTCAAAACTAAGGCTCATCGGAAGTCAAAGAAGTAAAAAAACAATTCCAATCGAATACCTAATCTCCTTAAAAAACTACAGAAATACAAACATAATCTACAAAAAGTATCATCATCAACATTGAGGGAATAAATCataaaatcgaaatcaaacaaataaacTTGAGAATCGAAACATAAGAAACTGTTCCAACATAAAAATAGAGTGAGTGAAAGAGAAAACACATACCAGAGCAGCGATTGCGACGAGAGCAATTAGAACAGTGAGAATGAAAGATGCATCTCCAGCATCGGCACCACCTCCTTGAGGAGGTCGAGGTGCTCCTCCTGGTCTCTGAGAATCCATGTCTTCCAAACAATATCAATCAACTCGACTGGTCACTGAGAAATTTCAATTTGTGTTTCCTCTTCTCTCTACTTTCAATTCCTGTTTTTTACTCAGACTGGGGAAAATTAGTAGTTGCTTTAATTAATCGGAGAAGAGATTTGATAAAGTCGTGTGCTACGTGTCTTTTTTTAATTGGATTTCGGACGGCAGACTCGGCTAACCCTAGCACAGTACAAAGATGACCGCGTACAACCAATGGCTGAATGCCACCTTGGATTGGACCCtatttggactctgattttgGCCCATAAAGTGTTCTCCATTAGTTTTACGCTACAAGGGCTTACTGGTGGAtccggttttttttttctttttgggaaTATGATGGATATACTAGATGACCGCACGCCATGTGAGGCCGACGAACAGGGCGAGTTAACATCATTATTAGGGGTGGCGGATCCGTCAAAGTATATAAAAGCTACGTCTCTTCCTTGATGACTAAGACTTCTGGAAACTCGTCGGGCAAATCTTCATGTAACATTGTCGTATCTTTACCTGGGAAAGCGGCAAGTAGGTCTGCAACTGCTTGGCCTTTGATCGCTTTAGGTGGTACACAAGCTATGTCGAACTCCgacatctgaagtagccactttgatGGTATCCCCATCAAGACGGGTTTCGATAGTAAAAACTTTATTGGGTCGGCTTTGGAGACGAGCACAACCTTGTTGGATAGCAAgtaatgtctgaatttctggatCGCATGCACTAATGTTATACACGTTCTTTCAGCTTTTGGATATCGAGCATCTCTCATTATGCAGCTGAAATAGTAGATTGGACGTTCGataccttcttcgtcttcttgagcaagAAGTGCTCCGATAGCCACATCACTGGAAGTTGTGTAAAGTATTAATGgtcgtccttgcactggagatttcatgacagcaggtgatatCAGTATCCGTTGTAtcttctggaatgcttcttgttggatagtcgtccatgtaaaacttgctcctttctttaaCAAAGGAGTGAACGAAGcgatgagttgagctaatccaggaatgaagcatcgaatataatttaccttgcccataaaactctggagttctttcacagtgcgtggaAGAGGCATGGTAGTGATGGATTTTGTCTTGTatgggtcgactttgattccttcgaCTTTGAtttcttcgattttaccaccacatcatcgacATAGTCctccacttgcttgtgcatcatgtcgtggaatattgcagtcatggctcgttggtaaATAGCACctacattctttaatccaaagggcatcatagtgtagtgaaaattcccaataggAGTACGGAATGCGGTCTTGTTGgcatcatgttcatacatcttgatttggttgtatccactgtaaccatccataaacgagaacataccgtgaccactggttgcatcgacgagcatatcaatgttgggtaaaggaaaatcatcctttggacaacatttattcagtttcctgaaatccacacaacagctgatttgaccatttttcttcttgacaagaACAACATTTGTTAACCATGTTGGGTGCTGAATGGGTTTGATAAACCCTGCTGCCAGTAGCTTCTGAATCTCAACTTTGATTTATTCCTCAACTTCGTGTCCGAACTGCCTAggaggttgtttgacagctttagaTCCAGGCGTGATGTGCAAATGATGAGTAACCAATTTGTCGTCTAGTCCAGGCATTTCTTTGTACGTCCAAGCAAAAACATCCTGATACTCTTTCAATAGATTTATCAGTTCCGTTCGTTCCTCTGGTGACAGCATTGAACTAATTAAAACTGGCCTTGGATCGTCCTCTGTCCCGATGttaattgtttcaagatcgtcagtggtggaATCAGTGTCGCCTTGcaattgtcgtggagcatctCGCACTTCTCCGTCGAGTGATGGTTCGCTCTGACATGTTTCTTctgggcggggagacttttcatcgttctcccatgTTAATTGCTAATCCTTGCGTCGGTGGTAAATGATCCTCCCTTGTGCATCATGACTGGATATGAAATTAGATCCCGGAGTTGAGACCTGGTCTTTGCGGCTTGACCGGCGTAGCAGATGACTTGATCGGCTTAGCGCCtgaggatgatggtttgtcagCAACTTCTTCAACGGACTTCCATCTTGGGAGTGAAATGATGCATATCTTCCTGGAAGGTTCAGGGATGTCCTTTTGATATTCAAGGAATTCAGCATCATAGACCGGAGCGTAAAGAGATGATGAAGCTGCAATACGAACGATCTTGTTATTGAGCAGAACTTTCATGCATTGatgatatgttgaaggaaccactttaTTATCATGGATCCACGGTCTtccaagtatcatgtggtaatcaggctcttgttcgatcacgtgaaatttggcCTTTGATTGAATAGGCCCCACCCTCAGGTCTATGTATGTGcatccatatgtatggatctggATTCCTTCAAAGCCCGTCATCAAGATGAGATGGAGAACAATTTTATTCCGCGGAATCTTGGCtgctttgagagtcttcatagtaacAATATTTGTGGAAGCACCCGTATCGACAAGAGCTCTATTGAATTCGGAGTCTCTGATAAAAACGGTCACGTACAAGGCTCGATTATgcccttcatctgccatacggtCCTCTTCTCCGAACGTGATATTATTGATCGAATACTCAGACATCATggatgtttcttcaactgctaggCATGGCGGAGTTAGTTGCACGTCTGATGATATTTGATTGAGTGCAGCGAACGTGTTTTTACGTTAATCcttggagaagtgcaggagttcacgtAGATTTTCAATCAAGTGTGCGACTTCCTGATCCACTGGCTTCTCGTAAGTAGTGAAACTATTGGTTTGAGGAGCATCAGTAGAGTTTGGACGTTCCACCATTTCTGCTCCCAAAATCCTTGTCAGCTCCACCATACTAGTGAAGAGATTGTCGATCGTTTCTTTCAACCGATTAATGTTTCCGGCCAATACCCCTTGTCTCCATGCCAATTCTGCTAATGACGGGATCTCTCCATCGGATGCATCAATAGAGAGAAAAGGAGTAGTGAAGTAAGAATGATGAACGTTACCAGAGCCTTTAGAACGAGCATGAGGAATATTGTCATTCGAAAGACTCTGGTGAGAATCTGGATATTCTGAagtagacctaagaccgaccatctttgtgagaatcgagattgcaatcgagagattaatctcccactgtgatcgccaatctgtagatggggaaaaacgatttgctgattttttacggaattgaggagatgaccgtgtggaggagactccttcaaccgagcaaatgctcaacctcacacagatgcgctgcaagaagggagtgctttaagttcgacagatcaatctgtaggactccagcctaaaccaagacaatggccattccatagtcaattcggtcacaagagaggatgggatgatctgtagaagggaagctgagaaatgtgtgagatcaaatGTGATCGAGATTGTATGTGTATTATGTATTCTATGTAAGaaatttctgaatgattgaattttactcaattgagagtgattgctcaaacaatgagttcgtgtagacaaaggattgtctgtgtgaacttgtcgagaaattcttgtcctgtttcaatcaggattcagagactttttatattgctgaattgaaaacaccatgattccacgaagtgtgacagttgctggagtcaaagagtatggaagtggaaaatcgttttgaaaccagttgctcatcgtgcggagacttggttaactttccacccactactttgctaactcctccaactgattgcacgacttgctcacattttcatcgtgtgtatgaacacacgttgtcgtagaccgccagaccaaaaccctagttaatatccccccatgtgacacgattgatatctcgtgaatgtggagtctgcaagacatacgtgtatttagttagtcagttgctgactttatgggacgatgagtccttgtattgctgagttgaacataatttgcaaatgttctgagactcatgaattgaacatgtctgctgagacaaaaaaaatcattgtagaataaatgttgataacttgagcaaactgtgctgctgaatcgttgagtattgatagttgaaccagtattctttagtctgagcaaatattgctcatctgagaaaatgttgctcacccgatgaattattgaacattgataatattcatgatttgaacaaatattgctcgtatgagaaaatgttgcttgtatgagcaagtgctgctcacatgagcaaatgttgctcatttaatgaattattgaatattgacagttgaatcAACTCTTAACGTGAATATATACTGTCCATTTGAGTGAATATTGCTCGTTTAAGGAATCATTGGTAATAGGACCAAGATAAATCTAAAATACTGGCAgatgaaccgagtataattaattaggatgttgatcatgggattaacataaaattattatcttttgaatctggaattatgaaccttggattcaaaaccctaattttggtcaactgctgaattgatgataaattgatgatttattgaaaatcattcatgaaatggagaagggaccggctacatgaaaTGATGAACCGACCATGTAGAGCCCAGGTGCTCAAGTGAACAAAatgccaaagtctcttgaagaccagttggtgaaaatatgattaaatgctggtttaatcatttattaaaataatgttcaTGTGAGCATCATgtagtagaacctgattatggagagatgaggaccgaacAAGGGttcatgggaccggcccttggtggtcgtgggaccagctgatggtcgtgtgAGCAAGCTCTAAGTTgtctgagaagagtttggacccagtatgaacaatcgagcaaattaggtcaagatTGCTAAAacacatgggaccggctctttgcaagcctcagggccgaCCTTGATCGGTCAAGGAGAGAtgtccgtgtcaccataatgtccgtgtctcagtcctgagagttttgatattttctggtgtgcatttgagaaaatatgaagaaatcggggatttttgctgaaattaggaaaacttcatgagatgaaggagcaaataataaaataatgaaggaaccatgaagtgtgggaccggctatggccaaagcatggccggccggccaaagagcccggtcccaaggcacttttcctaatttataatattcttcatgattttagagaaatatcataaaatccaagagtttgttgaaaccaaggaatttgttgagatcatggagtttccatgagatgagggaaacataaaaaaaaggGCGTTTGggaccggccggctggggcccggtcccacgggtttccctaattttatattatttttatgacttgagggagatttcatgaattcaaggagtttgctgaaactagggagtttccttgaaatgaaggagtttccatgagatgaggaaacaaataatattaaaataataagatatgggcgtgtgggaccggtcatggctaaggcatggtcggccggccaatgagcccgggtcccgtgcgttttcttgctaattttacataattttcatgaatttgaggaaatatcatgaaatcagggaattttcatgggatgaggaaaataataaaataataaggaatcatgaggtatgggaccggccacggctaaggcatggtcggccggctaatgggctcggtcccgcaacacctttcctaaAATTTATTAtatctttgatacgaggaaacaccatgagactggggaattTCCtaaagacgaaggagatttgttcaaatgaagagattttcatgagatcagggaaaaataataaaatatgataaaaatataaaattgggcgtgggattggccacgacacgaccggcccgccggtgggcccagtcccccagcgcctcgattaatattttattatttattattttcttcctattttgcacaggttcatcgttccttcgtgttttggaatgctcgtttgtgcattcaggtgctcatttgtgcattattgctgagtacacttgcacaattttgatcggggcttactcgagagctacTCAGATGCccatacgttgaatatttatcactaacccgtggaattatgctgggaagaaccacaaattgaaatgacgaaatattactcagaatcgtagaatattgttgaacattcagttaacgattatagataattaactgatggctctatactagcgggCATGCTGTCTTGGAGCAtcaattatctgagaattgagaaacatgagcttgttgaaacgtcatatttcctttatatagtcagggaaaacttgttgtatcTTGAAGACGtcgtcgctctatactagcaggcctTCTGTCTATGAGCCTTctaatctttcgattatatatagaaataattactgatattgctcagtatttatgagatgcgtcgttgcctcagctgagagactacacatctacatatactctgagagacagccttctcagtcagagctttcatggcatgagctttcatgcttcaacgagagacatgagcctcaatgcTCATCTGATTGTCGggtcaggagcatgtataattatggttttacgattttaaccttttgAAAACTGCGAATGTTATCGCTTTAAAAGAACCGACACCTGTGTTAGTGTTTCTCAGTTCTCACCGGTTCACCTAAATTAGCAAAGATAGGGGAGCAGCAATGACAAGTTTCGCATCCTCTTTCGGTGCTCAATCATTCATCAACTTTACCTTTAAACAGAATTCAAAACATCAAAAAGCAATCCCCGTGAAGGTGAAAATAACAGTATTTAACTAGACTAGCCAGAGCACTCCTCTACATGAAAATACATATGATCAAATCTTTAAGGTGCTGGATAATCCTctgaataataattaaaattttaataaTAAATTACTACCACCTCTCTAGATATACAAAAAgaggaaaagagaaagaaagaaaatgtccaaaaagataaGAAAAAAGAAGGGCTGAAAAGATTAGGTTCTTCTCCCACAACCATCCATCTAAATTCATTGCCGCACACAAAAAGGAGAATCAACACCCAACTTTCATTCCtctagaaaggaaaaaaaaaaaaaaaaaagtagaaaacccTAGTGGAGAATAAATGTCATCTCTTATCTACTTCGCCGGTGCCACCAAATTTGTTCATCTTCATCAAACCCATAAGAATAGGAGGGCAGAAAACCAAACAGTGAGTAGTAAAGAGACGTAGTTAGTGTTTTTTAAGACGGTTCCGCCGTCACTAGTATCAATGCTACCAGTTCCTGAAGGACCTAAACCCGTACCAAATCCTCCTCCCATCATTCCGCCGTTTCCATTTGTGAGGCTTCCAGGTGGTGAAAATGTGGACGATGATGACCCAGGTGTGGTGGTGGATCCTGGTGTCATGGTTGACCCACCAGGTGTTGAAGATCCACCTGTTGGTGTAGTTGAACCTGGTGGTGATGTTGTAGATGGAGGATTTACAGtcactcctcctcctcctcctccgccACCACCGCCTCTGCAATAACACAAGCATCCAAATTGAAACAACAACATTCATAACAACATTTTAATAATAAATACATTTGCGGCAAATAGAGAAAGAAAGCAAAATTCAATTGTTATACAGTCTTCTAGATATTAAACATTACTAGTGCTATCATTAAACAAGTCCTGGATATTACTAAGACTGTAAGACGTATTACTAGAACCATAATGAACTaaacaaggaaaaggaaaagtgaACAAAGTCACAAGAACAATATGAGAAACATGGAGTCCAAACTACAATCACTAAATTGCATAAATGCAGGTAGCCCATACGAATTGAACCCATAGAAGTTCACTTGTTTTGCACATCAATTTTAATCAACCAAATAAGGTATCAGTATCAAATTATCCATCCACTTCAAACATCCTATACATAGAATCCTGAATACAAATAGAATTAAAAACAAAAAGAGGGTCAAAGAAATTACCCAGAAGTAAATGTACAAGAACCACCAGGACCTGTTGTGACAAACAAAGAAAAGTATGGAGAATCAATTAGTACCTTGATCAGTTTGTTATTACCAAATAAAGTTTGAGAAGAAATTAATTAATTACTTGGGTCAGTAGAAGTAACAGCTGCACTGCCGGAAAATTCACAGCTTCCCTGAGCTCCACCTTTCTTTTGGTAATAGCTGTTAACAGCATAAGAACAATGAGCCCTCACAGTGTTAGGTTGGTAACAAACTCCACCTTGATTAATGGCTGAACAATCAGCTCCATTTCCACAAGCATAGTCAATAGCCTTTTGAAGAACTACATCACTCTGATCTGGTCTGCAAGCACACCATACAGCATCTGtgtttcaaaatcaaaaaataaaagcaGATCAACAAATTTTGTCAcacacacataaaaaaaaataaaaaaataaaaaatctaatataaattaaaaaaataagtaAACCCATGTTCTGTAACTAGATGAAAGTCTGAATCTTAGCtcagaaaaaataaattaaaaaaggtagaagaagaagaagaagaaaaccccaGAAGTTAGATTTAGCTAGGAAAGCAAAGATTAAGctgaaaaacaagaaacaaagagaGATGATGAATACGTAGATTACCTGCTGAATGGCTGGTGAAAGCAAAGATGATGAGCAGTGGAAGAACTAAAACAACAGACATGGTTCTCTTCTTCTAACAAGATTTCAAGCCAAAGACAGGAAGATATTTATGTTGTATTTTTTTACAGAAAAGGTTAGTTGAGTTTAATCCCAAACTAACAGTTCTAGAGAGTGTGAAAGAGCCAGAGAAAGAGAAATAGATGAGAGAAGAGCAAGAAGATGAGACACTACTAGTAATATATATGTAAGTAATGTTGAGAGGCTTGATGAGATGTAGAGACGGTGGGGTGTAGGTGGCTGTCTGTTTCTGGGTACACTTTCTTagtagtttttgtttttgttctctcaatgatattttttattttattactttCTTGATTTTGCttaattgctgctgctgctgcatctcTCAAGTCAGTATATTTACTGTATTTGCAGGTTATGTATGT
Coding sequences within:
- the LOC113271745 gene encoding erlin-2-B-like, which codes for MDSQRPGGAPRPPQGGGADAGDASFILTVLIALVAIAALILIPASLSASNSTFSSLHQVPEGHVGVYWRGGALLKTITDPGFHVKMPLITQFEPIQVTLQTDQVKDIPCGTKGGVMIHFEKIEVVNRLRKDYVYETLLNYGVQYDKTWIYDKIHHEINQFCSAQSLQQVYIDKFDQIDERMKEALQGDCTQYAPGIEILSVRVTKPTIPQSIRRNFEQMEEEHTKVLIAVEKQKVAEKEAETQKKIALADAEKNSQVSKIRMEQMLTEKTSAMKQEEIDNHMYLAREKSLADADYYKVIKEAEANKLKLTPEFLELKFIQAIANNSKIFFGDKVPNMILDQRLLGNFLNNPANRQMADI
- the LOC113271746 gene encoding PLASMODESMATA CALLOSE-BINDING PROTEIN 2-like, which translates into the protein MSVVLVLPLLIIFAFTSHSADAVWCACRPDQSDVVLQKAIDYACGNGADCSAINQGGVCYQPNTVRAHCSYAVNSYYQKKGGAQGSCEFSGSAAVTSTDPSPGGSCTFTSGGGGGGGGGGGVTVNPPSTTSPPGSTTPTGGSSTPGGSTMTPGSTTTPGSSSSTFSPPGSLTNGNGGMMGGGFGTGLGPSGTGSIDTSDGGTVLKNTNYVSLLLTVWFSALLFLWV